In Sphingomonas panacisoli, one genomic interval encodes:
- a CDS encoding cell wall hydrolase, translating into MLAIVLVVGPLLVVRFAPHARPVPKVRVAQRIVPKTELPPVEPVELQAVTPEDAKAFNDTVPFSTAPNPPARPFVFSGDSNARARAIDCLAVGVLYEAGDDTDGERAVAQVILNRVRHPAFPKSVCGVVFQGSERSTGCQFSFACDGAMSRWRPNPAAWTRARAVAVAALNGSVYGAVGYATHYHTDWVVPYWSASLDKVTAVKTHLFFRWTGWWGTPAAFVRSVSGFEPGIAALDGFSAAHSGAAAVNAEVNPAEIDAATLNDGSEGPGATSIDPNSFLVTLDPNASADSVPASRRQGLRHARLLQADGVDRQSTDAQSAAARSGADFDDGVQLSARQGAELREGAVELRPVQARVEGRMHEAAGSRNAGGELAADRDEAGSDRVRHAEHDAACGYLLAQTRCAGRPRWCAAQGAAQAGRDADAGKAVKFPSLPGRGASTTQPRTSPAATPSSLPPRPRSCAATHPHRA; encoded by the coding sequence ATGCTCGCGATCGTGCTGGTCGTGGGGCCGCTGCTGGTCGTCCGCTTCGCGCCACACGCCAGGCCGGTACCGAAAGTCAGGGTCGCGCAACGGATCGTGCCGAAGACCGAACTGCCACCGGTCGAACCCGTCGAGCTGCAGGCCGTCACGCCGGAGGACGCAAAGGCGTTCAACGACACCGTCCCCTTCTCGACCGCGCCCAACCCGCCGGCGCGGCCGTTCGTCTTTTCGGGCGACAGCAATGCGCGCGCCCGTGCGATCGACTGCTTGGCGGTCGGCGTGCTCTACGAAGCCGGCGACGACACCGATGGCGAACGCGCGGTGGCGCAGGTCATCCTCAACCGCGTCCGCCATCCCGCTTTTCCCAAATCGGTGTGCGGCGTGGTCTTCCAGGGCTCCGAGCGCTCAACCGGGTGCCAATTCTCGTTCGCGTGCGACGGCGCAATGAGCCGCTGGCGCCCCAACCCCGCCGCCTGGACTCGCGCACGCGCCGTGGCCGTCGCAGCGCTCAACGGGTCGGTCTACGGGGCGGTCGGCTACGCGACGCACTACCATACCGACTGGGTCGTGCCGTATTGGAGCGCGAGCCTCGACAAGGTGACCGCGGTCAAGACGCACCTGTTTTTCCGCTGGACCGGCTGGTGGGGGACGCCCGCGGCGTTCGTGCGGTCGGTGTCGGGCTTCGAGCCCGGCATCGCCGCGCTCGACGGCTTCTCGGCGGCGCATAGCGGCGCGGCGGCGGTCAACGCCGAGGTCAATCCCGCCGAAATCGACGCCGCGACGCTGAACGACGGCAGCGAAGGACCGGGCGCGACCTCGATCGATCCGAACAGCTTCCTCGTCACGCTCGATCCGAACGCGTCGGCCGATTCTGTTCCCGCAAGTCGCCGCCAAGGCCTGCGGCACGCGCGACTATTGCAAGCTGATGGCGTGGACCGACAAAGCACGGACGCCCAAAGCGCTGCCGCTCGGTCAGGCGCAGATTTCGACGATGGCGTTCAGCTATCTGCGCGACAAGGCGCGGAGCTACGAGAAGGCGCTGTGGAATTGCGGCCAGTTCAAGCGCGCGTCGAAGGGCGAATGCATGAAGCTGCAGGTTCTCGGAACGCCGGCGGCGAACTTGCCGCCGACCGGGACGAAGCCGGCAGCGACCGCGTCCGCCACGCCGAGCACGACGCCGCCTGCGGTTACCTTCTCGCTCAAACCCGGTGCGCCGGACGGCCTCGGTGGTGTGCGGCGCAAGGAGCCGCCCAAGCCGGTCGCGACGCCGACGCCGGCAAGGCCGTGAAATTCCCCTCCCTTCCAGGGAGGGGAGCTTCAACTACGCAGCCGCGAACATCTCCGGCGGCAACGCCATCATCGCTTCCGCCCCGCCCTCGATCTTGCGCCGCAACGCACCCGCATCGGGCATGA
- the cysK gene encoding cysteine synthase A: MKANTILETIGNTPHIRVSKLFPDAEVWIKSERSNPGGSIKDRIALAMVEAAERDGKLKPGGTIIEPTSGNTGVGLAMVAAVKGYKLILVMPESMSIERRRLMLAYGATFDLTPREKGMKGAIERALELIEATPNSWMPQQFENPANIDVHHRTTAQEILKDFADSPIDVLITGVGTGGHITGVAETLKKSWPNLKVFAVEPELSPVISGGQPGPHPIQGIGAGFIPANLHTQALDGVIKVDAGVAKDMARRAATEEGMLVGISSGATLAAILQKLPDLPDGARVLGFNYDTGERYLSVPDFLPES, encoded by the coding sequence ATGAAGGCCAACACCATCCTGGAAACGATCGGCAACACCCCGCACATTCGTGTGTCGAAGCTGTTCCCCGATGCCGAAGTGTGGATCAAGTCCGAGCGGTCCAACCCCGGCGGGTCGATCAAGGACCGTATCGCGCTGGCGATGGTGGAAGCGGCCGAGCGCGACGGCAAGCTCAAGCCCGGCGGTACGATCATCGAGCCGACCAGCGGCAATACGGGCGTCGGCCTGGCGATGGTCGCCGCGGTCAAGGGTTACAAGCTGATCCTGGTCATGCCGGAGAGCATGTCGATCGAACGCCGCCGGCTGATGCTGGCCTATGGCGCGACGTTCGACCTGACACCGCGCGAAAAGGGTATGAAGGGCGCGATCGAGCGTGCACTCGAACTGATCGAGGCGACGCCCAATTCCTGGATGCCGCAACAGTTCGAAAATCCTGCGAACATCGACGTGCATCATCGTACGACGGCGCAGGAAATCCTGAAGGACTTCGCCGATTCGCCGATCGACGTGCTGATCACCGGCGTCGGTACCGGCGGGCACATCACCGGCGTCGCGGAGACGCTGAAGAAGAGCTGGCCGAACTTGAAGGTGTTCGCGGTCGAGCCCGAGCTGTCACCCGTCATTTCGGGCGGCCAGCCCGGTCCGCACCCGATTCAGGGTATCGGCGCCGGGTTTATTCCCGCCAACCTACATACCCAGGCGCTCGACGGGGTGATCAAGGTCGATGCCGGCGTTGCCAAGGACATGGCGCGCCGCGCCGCGACCGAGGAAGGCATGCTGGTCGGGATCAGTTCTGGCGCGACGCTCGCCGCGATCCTGCAAAAACTGCCCGATCTGCCGGACGGCGCGCGCGTGCTGGGCTTCAATTACGATACCGGCGAACGCTATTTGTCGGTGCCGGACTTCCTACCCGAAAGCTGA
- a CDS encoding MFS transporter, translating to MLPADHPLRIANFRAYWVSRFLGTIAVSAQGMVIGWQVYGLARQTMDIKQAAFMLGMIGLVQFVPLFVLTPVVGLAADTFDRRWIVRITTTVLALNAMLLGFLTSAGALGLPALFAAAAVVGVVRAFSGPAYGALAPNLVPRESLPTAIAVSSIAWQTGTIAGPSLGGVLYALHPDFAYGTIAAMLLVALGTIFLIGKVPQPPAQKDRHPLQRIADGFAYVRDNRLVLAAITLDLFVVLLAGATALLPVYARDILHVGASGLGLLAAGMGIGASAGSIWFSIRPMKSNVGVKMLIAVLIFAGAILTFGFSTWFPLSVAALAVAGAADMVSVYVRSSLIQLHTPDSMRGRVGAVSQLTISASNELGEAETGLMASLLGPVGAVAFGGIAAIVITLAWSRLFPELRLAKTFDPPEIVDLTPDKGVTQP from the coding sequence ATGCTCCCCGCCGACCACCCCTTACGCATCGCCAATTTCCGCGCGTATTGGGTGTCGCGCTTCCTCGGCACGATCGCGGTCAGTGCGCAGGGCATGGTGATCGGCTGGCAAGTCTACGGCCTCGCCCGCCAGACCATGGACATCAAGCAAGCCGCGTTCATGCTCGGCATGATCGGGCTGGTGCAATTCGTGCCGCTGTTCGTGCTGACCCCGGTGGTGGGGCTAGCCGCCGATACGTTCGATCGCCGCTGGATCGTGCGGATCACGACCACGGTGCTTGCCTTGAACGCGATGCTGCTCGGGTTTCTGACCAGTGCCGGCGCGCTCGGCCTGCCCGCGCTGTTTGCCGCGGCCGCAGTCGTCGGCGTCGTTCGCGCGTTCTCCGGCCCGGCGTATGGCGCGCTCGCGCCGAACCTCGTGCCGCGCGAGAGCTTACCGACCGCGATCGCGGTATCGTCGATCGCCTGGCAGACCGGGACCATCGCCGGCCCAAGCCTGGGCGGCGTGCTCTACGCGCTGCATCCCGATTTCGCGTACGGCACGATCGCGGCGATGCTGCTGGTCGCGCTCGGCACGATCTTCCTGATCGGCAAGGTGCCGCAGCCGCCCGCGCAAAAGGACCGCCACCCGTTGCAGCGGATCGCCGACGGCTTTGCCTATGTGCGCGACAACCGGCTGGTGCTGGCGGCGATCACGCTCGACCTGTTCGTGGTGCTGCTGGCCGGGGCGACGGCGCTGCTGCCGGTCTATGCCCGCGACATCCTGCACGTCGGCGCGAGCGGGCTCGGTCTGCTCGCCGCCGGCATGGGGATCGGTGCGTCGGCGGGGTCGATCTGGTTCTCGATCCGGCCGATGAAGTCGAACGTCGGGGTCAAGATGCTGATCGCGGTGCTGATCTTCGCCGGCGCGATTTTGACCTTCGGCTTCTCGACCTGGTTCCCCTTGAGCGTGGCGGCGCTGGCCGTCGCGGGCGCGGCGGACATGGTGTCGGTCTATGTCCGCTCGTCGCTGATTCAGCTCCACACCCCCGATTCGATGCGCGGCCGCGTCGGCGCCGTCAGCCAGCTGACGATTTCAGCCTCCAACGAACTCGGCGAGGCGGAAACCGGGCTGATGGCGTCGCTGCTCGGTCCTGTCGGCGCGGTGGCCTTCGGCGGCATCGCCGCGATCGTCATCACGCTGGCCTGGTCGCGCCTGTTCCCCGAACTCAGACTTGCAAAGACCTTCGACCCACCCGAAATCGTCGATCTCACGCCGGACAAAGGAGTCACGCAGCCATGA
- the pdhA gene encoding pyruvate dehydrogenase (acetyl-transferring) E1 component subunit alpha: MAKAPAKKASAPPATPNRERPDEPQPYKASKAELLDFYKQMLLIRRFEEKAGQLYGLGFIGGFCHLYIGQEAVAVGLQSALDGEKDSVITGYRDHGHMLAYGIDPKVIMAELTGRAAGISKGKGGSMHMFSTEKKFYGGHGIVGAQVSLGTGLAFNHKYSEDGGVCLAYFGDGASNQGQVYESFNMAELWKLPIIYVIENNQYAMGTSVNRASSEDQLYRRGESFRIPGIQVDGMDVLACRGAAEEALAWVRAGKGPLILEMKTYRYRGHSMSDPAKYRSRDEVQAVRDKSDPIEHAKKLLEEMGVKEDELKAVEQEIRKQVNEAADFAEQTPEPEPGELYTDVLVESY, encoded by the coding sequence TTGGCCAAAGCTCCCGCCAAAAAAGCATCCGCGCCGCCGGCGACCCCCAACCGCGAGCGACCCGACGAGCCGCAACCGTACAAGGCGTCGAAGGCCGAACTGCTCGATTTCTACAAGCAGATGCTGCTGATCCGCCGGTTCGAGGAAAAGGCCGGCCAGCTGTACGGGCTCGGCTTCATCGGCGGGTTCTGCCACCTGTATATCGGCCAGGAAGCGGTCGCGGTTGGGCTGCAGTCGGCGCTCGACGGCGAGAAGGACTCGGTGATCACCGGCTATCGCGATCACGGCCACATGCTGGCCTATGGCATCGACCCCAAGGTCATCATGGCCGAGCTGACCGGCCGCGCCGCCGGCATTTCGAAGGGCAAGGGCGGGTCGATGCACATGTTCTCGACCGAGAAGAAGTTCTACGGCGGGCACGGTATCGTCGGCGCGCAGGTATCGCTGGGCACCGGCCTGGCATTCAATCACAAGTACAGCGAAGATGGCGGCGTCTGCCTCGCTTATTTCGGCGACGGCGCGTCGAACCAGGGCCAGGTCTACGAATCGTTCAACATGGCCGAGCTGTGGAAGCTGCCGATTATCTACGTGATCGAGAACAACCAGTATGCGATGGGCACCAGCGTCAACCGCGCCTCGTCCGAGGACCAGCTTTACCGCCGTGGTGAGTCGTTCCGCATCCCCGGCATCCAGGTCGACGGCATGGATGTGCTGGCGTGCCGCGGCGCCGCCGAGGAAGCGCTTGCGTGGGTGCGCGCGGGCAAGGGACCGCTGATCCTCGAGATGAAGACCTATCGCTATCGCGGTCACTCGATGTCCGACCCCGCCAAATATCGCAGCCGGGACGAGGTGCAGGCGGTCCGCGACAAGTCCGACCCGATCGAGCATGCCAAAAAGTTGCTCGAGGAGATGGGCGTCAAGGAAGACGAACTGAAGGCCGTCGAGCAGGAAATCCGCAAGCAGGTCAACGAAGCGGCTGACTTCGCCGAACAGACGCCCGAGCCGGAACCCGGCGAGCTGTATACCGACGTGCTGGTGGAGTCGTACTGA
- a CDS encoding pyruvate dehydrogenase complex E1 component subunit beta — protein MPIEIKMPALSPTMEEGTLAKWLVKEGDTVKSGDIMAEIETDKATMEFEAVDEGTIAQIVVAEGTDNVKVGAIIAVLAAEGEDASAPAPAKVEKAEEPEVKEQAAESGTPEPHKVETGARQMFEAAKHDAEVADPAIPAGTEMVKTTVREALRDAMAEEMRKDPRVFVMGEEVAQYQGAYKVTQGLLDEFGEKRVIDTPITEYGFAGVGTGAAMGGLRPIVEFMTFNFAMQAIDHIINSAAKTNYMSGGQMRCPIVFRGPNGAASRVGAQHSQNYGPWYASVPGLIVIAPYDAADAKGLMKAAIRTEDPVVFLENELLYGRSFDVPALDDYVLPIGKARIMREGKDVTIVSYSIGVGVSLEAADELAKEGIEAEVIDLRTLRPLDKATVLKSLAKTNRIVVAEEGWPTCSIASEVAAFVMEDGFDDLDAPVLRVTDEDVPLPYAANLEKLALLSADKVVSTVKKVCYR, from the coding sequence ATGCCGATCGAGATCAAGATGCCGGCGCTGTCGCCCACGATGGAAGAGGGCACGCTCGCCAAGTGGCTCGTCAAGGAAGGCGACACGGTCAAGTCCGGCGACATCATGGCCGAGATCGAAACCGATAAGGCGACGATGGAGTTCGAAGCGGTCGACGAAGGCACGATCGCCCAGATCGTCGTGGCCGAGGGTACCGATAACGTGAAGGTCGGCGCGATCATCGCGGTGCTGGCCGCCGAGGGTGAGGACGCCTCCGCGCCGGCGCCCGCCAAGGTCGAGAAGGCCGAGGAACCCGAGGTCAAGGAACAGGCCGCCGAGAGCGGCACGCCCGAGCCGCACAAAGTGGAGACCGGTGCGCGGCAGATGTTCGAAGCCGCCAAGCACGACGCCGAAGTCGCCGACCCGGCGATCCCGGCTGGGACCGAGATGGTCAAGACGACCGTCCGCGAGGCGCTGCGCGACGCGATGGCGGAGGAGATGCGCAAGGACCCGCGCGTCTTCGTGATGGGCGAAGAGGTCGCGCAATATCAGGGCGCCTATAAGGTGACGCAGGGCCTGCTCGACGAATTCGGCGAGAAGCGCGTGATCGACACGCCGATCACCGAATATGGCTTTGCCGGTGTCGGCACGGGCGCGGCGATGGGTGGTCTCCGCCCGATCGTCGAGTTCATGACGTTCAACTTCGCGATGCAGGCGATCGACCACATCATCAATTCGGCGGCCAAGACCAACTACATGTCGGGCGGCCAGATGCGCTGCCCGATCGTGTTCCGCGGTCCCAACGGCGCCGCGAGCCGGGTCGGCGCTCAGCATTCGCAGAATTACGGTCCCTGGTATGCCAGCGTCCCCGGCCTGATCGTGATCGCGCCTTATGACGCTGCGGACGCCAAGGGCCTGATGAAGGCCGCGATCCGCACCGAGGACCCGGTCGTCTTCCTCGAAAACGAACTGCTCTATGGCCGCAGCTTCGACGTGCCGGCGCTCGACGATTACGTCCTGCCGATCGGCAAGGCGCGGATCATGCGCGAGGGCAAGGACGTCACGATCGTCAGCTATTCGATCGGCGTCGGGGTCAGTCTGGAGGCTGCGGACGAACTGGCCAAGGAAGGGATCGAGGCCGAAGTCATCGATCTGCGCACCCTGCGCCCGCTCGACAAGGCGACGGTGCTGAAGTCGCTCGCCAAGACCAACCGTATCGTCGTCGCCGAGGAAGGTTGGCCGACCTGCTCGATCGCTTCGGAAGTCGCGGCGTTCGTGATGGAGGACGGGTTCGACGATCTCGACGCGCCGGTACTGCGCGTCACCGACGAGGACGTGCCGCTGCCATATGCGGCGAACCTTGAGAAACTCGCGCTGCTTTCCGCGGACAAGGTGGTGAGCACCGTCAAGAAGGTGTGCTACCGCTGA
- a CDS encoding sensor histidine kinase, producing the protein MVGAALALAIVGACWVLYAGLRAKAAAGATAADNDKLSALLGSAPALAMVVHPDGRLELPDRLADWIGLSPPPRFLADMVTPGAGLTSEDAVTLNDAVTAAQKAGEPFALAIRPQGSSRTLTVQGQRAAGGVVVWFFDATESQARIGELLGQTAQLTDAFGALKGLIEAAPLPMWYRGPDLRLAMVNSAYVRAVEGRDARDVVGRGIELIEGSGVGGPLANAGRARDTDRPSIANAPATIEGARKMLRIHDVPLPTPPGGVAGFAIDIEELEQARGGIKRFADAQRAMLDRLSAGVAQFAADRTLTFCNEPFIRMFAMRGEWLADRPEFDRVLERMREAKRLPEVRDFPGWKAERRDWFLAATGTIEESWTLSGGSHLRVVGHPLPDGGLLLIFEDRTEQVQLASARDTLLRVRTATFDNLFEAIGVFAGDGRLQIWNNRFRQIWGFDEEFLATHPRIDALVGERSAMLASPSRASVIAELVRSAAVGRTQRGGRVAFADGRHYEFAGVPLPDGNALFTMLDISDSRRAEQALRDRNEALEAADRIKTAFVANMSYELRTPLTSIQGFAEMMGEGYAGKLPKQADGYVDAILESTARLAALVDDVLDLAESEREIELQDVDLETLAAAAAESVAPAAKRKSIDFAIEVAPSTGMVKGDPKKLREMTEHLLRHAVAGVGEKGRVLLHTDGDEKRARIVVSDDGAGMDEAAVARAFDPFAEPAVQDDSRALGLGLPLAKQFAEAHGGTIQLLSEPGAGTLITVELPR; encoded by the coding sequence TTGGTTGGAGCGGCACTTGCGCTGGCGATCGTCGGCGCGTGCTGGGTGCTCTATGCCGGCCTGCGCGCCAAAGCCGCGGCGGGCGCGACCGCGGCGGACAACGACAAGCTCTCGGCATTGCTGGGGTCGGCCCCGGCGCTGGCGATGGTCGTGCATCCTGACGGTCGGCTCGAACTGCCCGACCGGCTGGCGGATTGGATCGGCCTGTCGCCGCCGCCGCGTTTTCTCGCCGATATGGTAACGCCGGGAGCCGGGCTGACGAGCGAGGATGCGGTGACGCTCAACGACGCCGTCACCGCGGCGCAGAAAGCGGGCGAGCCGTTCGCGCTGGCGATCCGGCCGCAGGGATCGTCGCGTACGCTGACCGTGCAGGGGCAACGCGCGGCAGGCGGCGTGGTCGTGTGGTTCTTCGACGCGACCGAAAGCCAGGCGCGGATCGGCGAACTGCTCGGCCAGACCGCGCAGCTGACCGATGCCTTCGGCGCGCTCAAGGGGCTGATCGAAGCGGCGCCGCTACCGATGTGGTATCGCGGCCCCGACCTCCGTCTGGCGATGGTCAATTCGGCCTATGTCCGCGCGGTCGAGGGGCGGGATGCGCGCGACGTCGTGGGGCGCGGGATCGAGTTGATCGAGGGGTCGGGCGTCGGCGGGCCGCTCGCCAATGCCGGTCGTGCACGCGACACCGACCGGCCGTCGATCGCCAACGCGCCCGCGACGATCGAGGGTGCGCGCAAGATGCTGCGGATCCACGACGTGCCGCTGCCGACGCCTCCGGGCGGTGTCGCGGGATTCGCCATCGATATCGAGGAGCTCGAACAGGCGCGCGGCGGGATCAAGCGCTTCGCCGATGCACAGCGCGCCATGCTGGATCGCTTGTCCGCAGGCGTCGCGCAATTCGCCGCCGACCGCACGCTGACCTTCTGCAACGAACCGTTCATCCGCATGTTCGCGATGCGCGGCGAATGGCTGGCCGACCGCCCCGAATTCGACCGCGTGCTCGAACGCATGCGCGAGGCCAAGCGTTTGCCCGAAGTGCGCGACTTCCCCGGCTGGAAGGCCGAGCGACGCGACTGGTTCCTGGCGGCGACGGGCACGATCGAGGAAAGCTGGACGCTGTCGGGCGGATCGCACTTGCGCGTGGTCGGACATCCGTTGCCCGACGGCGGGCTCCTGCTGATCTTCGAGGATCGCACCGAACAGGTCCAACTCGCCAGCGCGCGCGACACGTTGCTGCGCGTGCGCACCGCGACGTTCGACAATCTGTTCGAAGCGATCGGTGTGTTCGCCGGCGACGGACGATTGCAGATCTGGAACAACCGCTTTCGCCAGATCTGGGGGTTCGACGAAGAATTTCTGGCGACCCACCCGCGCATCGACGCGCTGGTCGGCGAGCGGTCCGCAATGCTTGCCAGCCCGAGCCGGGCAAGCGTGATCGCCGAACTGGTGCGCTCGGCAGCGGTCGGCCGAACGCAGCGCGGCGGCCGCGTCGCGTTCGCCGATGGGCGTCACTACGAGTTTGCCGGCGTGCCGCTGCCCGACGGCAACGCGCTGTTCACGATGCTCGACATCTCCGACAGTCGGCGCGCCGAACAGGCGCTGCGCGATCGCAACGAAGCGCTCGAAGCCGCCGACCGCATCAAGACCGCGTTCGTCGCCAACATGAGTTACGAACTGCGCACGCCGCTGACCTCGATTCAGGGGTTCGCGGAAATGATGGGCGAGGGCTATGCCGGGAAATTGCCCAAACAGGCCGACGGCTATGTCGATGCGATCCTCGAATCCACCGCGCGGTTGGCCGCATTGGTCGACGACGTGCTCGACTTGGCCGAAAGCGAGCGCGAGATCGAACTGCAGGACGTCGATCTCGAAACCCTCGCCGCGGCCGCCGCCGAATCGGTCGCGCCGGCCGCCAAGCGCAAATCGATCGACTTCGCGATCGAGGTCGCGCCGTCGACCGGCATGGTCAAAGGCGACCCCAAGAAGCTGCGTGAGATGACCGAGCATTTGCTGCGCCACGCAGTCGCCGGAGTCGGGGAGAAAGGACGCGTGCTGCTCCACACCGACGGCGACGAGAAACGCGCGCGGATCGTGGTGTCGGACGACGGCGCCGGCATGGACGAGGCCGCGGTCGCGCGCGCGTTCGACCCCTTCGCCGAACCCGCCGTCCAGGACGACAGCCGCGCCCTCGGCCTCGGCCTGCCGCTCGCCAAGCAATTCGCCGAGGCGCATGGCGGGACGATCCAGTTACTGTCGGAGCCTGGAGCGGGGACGCTGATCACCGTCGAGCTGCCGCGATAG
- a CDS encoding type II toxin-antitoxin system CcdA family antitoxin — translation MRILFAHKECEMPSLRENRSPFRRPTNVSLDAKLVEEAKELGINVSRASEEGVAREVKAERERRFREENREAFEDWNKYVEENGLPLERFRHF, via the coding sequence ATGCGCATATTGTTTGCGCATAAGGAGTGCGAGATGCCGTCTCTTCGTGAAAATCGCTCACCGTTCCGCCGGCCCACAAATGTCTCCCTTGACGCCAAATTGGTGGAAGAGGCGAAGGAACTCGGCATCAACGTTTCGCGCGCCAGCGAAGAAGGTGTTGCGCGCGAGGTGAAGGCGGAGCGCGAGCGCCGTTTCAGAGAAGAAAACCGTGAAGCGTTCGAGGATTGGAACAAATATGTCGAAGAGAACGGCTTGCCCCTTGAGCGTTTTCGTCATTTCTGA
- a CDS encoding CcdB family protein: protein MFRLKDSDELLLDCQSDVLSDLDTRFVVPLLPVADLPRAISRLNPVFDIDGEHRVMATQGAATIPRRMIGERIRSLVEQHDVVIAALDMLITGY, encoded by the coding sequence GTGTTCCGTCTCAAGGACAGCGATGAACTGCTGCTCGATTGCCAATCGGACGTTCTTTCAGATCTCGACACCCGGTTCGTCGTGCCGTTGTTGCCCGTTGCCGACCTGCCGCGCGCCATATCGAGGCTGAATCCGGTATTCGACATCGACGGCGAGCACCGGGTCATGGCGACTCAAGGCGCTGCGACGATTCCACGCCGGATGATCGGCGAGCGCATCAGGTCGCTTGTCGAACAGCATGATGTGGTGATCGCCGCCCTCGATATGTTGATCACTGGGTATTAA
- the tsaE gene encoding tRNA (adenosine(37)-N6)-threonylcarbamoyltransferase complex ATPase subunit type 1 TsaE, with protein sequence MRLASPAATESFGRHLAAAVHPGDVITLSGPLGAGKTSIARGLLAALGLAEEAPSPTFAIVQPYAPPETRIPVMHVDLYRIDEPQEIDELGLDEAQADSVLLIEWPERAPGRWPEALALSLDFAPDGGRVLTVQVPAAWEGRWPLT encoded by the coding sequence ATGCGGCTCGCGAGTCCCGCGGCGACCGAGAGTTTCGGTCGTCATTTGGCGGCCGCCGTCCATCCCGGCGACGTCATCACGCTCTCGGGTCCGCTTGGCGCGGGCAAGACGAGTATCGCGCGCGGGTTGCTCGCGGCGTTGGGGTTGGCCGAGGAAGCGCCGTCCCCAACCTTTGCGATCGTCCAGCCATATGCGCCGCCCGAGACCCGGATCCCGGTGATGCATGTGGATCTCTATCGGATCGACGAACCGCAGGAGATCGACGAACTCGGCCTCGACGAAGCGCAGGCTGATTCCGTCCTGCTCATCGAATGGCCCGAACGCGCACCCGGGCGTTGGCCGGAGGCGCTGGCGTTGAGCCTGGACTTCGCACCGGATGGCGGTCGCGTCTTGACAGTTCAGGTCCCCGCGGCATGGGAGGGGCGATGGCCCCTGACATGA
- a CDS encoding aminoglycoside phosphotransferase family protein, whose product MNPPAGAAAFLAGLGWGDADVLPLAGDASFRRYFRVADHGRSAILMDAPPPHEDPRPFIDVAQWLTTRGFPAPAIIGTDLTQGLVLLEDFGDARMRETVDAAPESLLRLYEAAVDILIRLRDEPAGPWKPYDRKELHREADLLVEWYCPAVGLDVSMDEYHAAWDAVFETALAPEPVTVLRDYHAENLMLIGGTEALGLLDFQDAAAGHPAYDLVSLLQDARRDVEPAIEAAMLDRYRRITGVGDDFDAAYHVLGAQRNAKIVGIFTRLWQRDGKPRYPALCPRVWRYLNADLRHPALAPVKAWFDTNIPPDKRGDPMEIAGA is encoded by the coding sequence ATGAATCCGCCGGCGGGCGCCGCCGCTTTCCTTGCAGGGTTAGGATGGGGCGATGCCGACGTTCTGCCGCTCGCGGGCGATGCGTCGTTCCGGCGCTATTTCCGCGTGGCCGACCATGGCCGCAGCGCGATCCTGATGGATGCGCCGCCGCCGCACGAGGATCCTCGGCCATTCATCGATGTCGCGCAATGGCTGACGACGCGCGGCTTTCCGGCACCGGCGATTATCGGCACCGATCTGACGCAGGGTCTTGTGCTGCTCGAGGACTTCGGCGACGCGCGAATGCGCGAGACGGTCGATGCCGCCCCCGAATCCCTGTTGCGGCTGTACGAGGCGGCGGTCGATATCCTGATCCGCCTGCGCGACGAACCGGCCGGGCCGTGGAAGCCGTACGATCGCAAAGAACTTCACCGCGAGGCCGATCTGCTGGTCGAATGGTATTGCCCCGCGGTCGGGCTCGACGTCAGCATGGATGAATATCACGCGGCGTGGGATGCGGTGTTCGAAACTGCGCTCGCGCCCGAGCCGGTGACGGTGCTGCGCGATTATCACGCCGAAAACCTGATGCTGATCGGCGGGACCGAGGCGCTCGGGCTGCTCGATTTCCAGGACGCGGCGGCGGGGCATCCAGCCTACGACCTCGTGTCTTTGCTGCAGGACGCGCGACGCGATGTCGAGCCGGCGATCGAGGCGGCGATGCTCGACCGCTATCGGCGTATCACCGGCGTCGGCGACGATTTCGATGCGGCCTATCACGTGCTCGGCGCGCAGCGGAACGCGAAGATCGTCGGCATCTTCACTCGGCTGTGGCAGCGCGACGGCAAACCGCGCTACCCGGCTCTCTGCCCGCGCGTGTGGCGCTATCTCAATGCCGACCTGCGGCATCCGGCGCTCGCGCCGGTCAAGGCGTGGTTCGACACCAACATCCCGCCCGACAAACGCGGCGACCCGATGGAGATTGCCGGCGCATGA